In Desulfovibrio sp. JC022, the genomic window AGCGATTTAAAAAACCGCAAGCGGCAAGGACAAACTCCGGGGCGACACGCTCATACAATTCAGGTGAATATGACCCGGCACTGCCATGATGCGGCAGGATCAGAACTTTGGAATCAAGCTCATTTCCACTCTTAAGCACAGCCCGCACCCCCTTACTATCCAGATCACCTGAAATGGAAAGCAGGGGATGCCCATTCCAGAGTAAACGCAAATAAAGAGAGCGGTCATTGCGGCTACCTTCAAAACGGGAAGACGGATGCAAAATCTGCATAACCAGCCCCGGCTCAAGAACAACCTCATCTCCGCCGCGGAGAACTTGCGGAACTATGTCCTTTTCTTTAAATGCCGCAACAAATCGTTCCCCCACCCGACCACTGGGAATATCTCCATTGGAATAAAAACTGCCCACGGCAAACTTTTCAAACAGAAAAGCAAGCCCTCCGGCATGATCCCGGTCACCATGGGTCATGAAAACGTTATCCACCCGCGGGAGATGCCCATAAGCCAGCCACGGCCCGACAATGGATCGTCCCATATCAAAAGTCCTGCCGAAACCGCCGCCACCGTCCACAACAGTGCGAGTTCCAGCAGGTCCGCTGATAACCACGCACTGGGATTGCCCGGTATCAAGAATATCCATACGCACCCGATCCGGTCCGAATTCCCCTGAAACACGCAGTCCGAACAGCATAACAATCGGAATAAGCAACAATTGCGCCCGCTTTATTTTACCGTGCCAACAAAGAAGCGCCGCTCCCAGAACGAGATAGTAAATCAGCAGCCCTTCCCAGTGAGGACGGTAGAAAGCATATTCAGGCAGCAATCCGGCACTCACTGCCTCCCGCACCAATTGCAACAACCAATCAAAGACCTTTGCGCCCCACATAAACAAAGCCTGCGAGAGTTCCGGGCTAAAATAAGACGCCACCAGCCCACCCACTCCGCAAACAGGCAGAATGACCGAACCAAGAACAGGCACAAAAAGAATATTGAAAATAAAATTGGGGGTGAGCACCCCGAAATTCCAGATTGTAATCGGCAGCAAGGCAATATTGGCCGACAGACTGACATAAAAGATAGCCAGCACGAACCGGGTCATTTTAATAAATAAATTGTGACCGGAAGGCATCAACCGCGCAAACAACGGATAAAGCAGAGCAATTCCGCTCACTGCCAGCACAGATAGCTGAAAGCCCAAGTCAAAAACACTGAGCGGAGAGAATGCCAGAATCACAACAACAGCCAGAAAAAGGCCATCCAAAAGCACCCTGCCCCGGCTGCAAAACATGAGCAATCCCCAGAAACCGAACATGCACACTGCCCGCATGAGTGATGGACTGAATTGCCCCAACCAGAGATAAAGCAATACCGGAAGAACAGAAAAAAGAACGCCCAGCCGCATCCGGGGCACCCGCAGATAAATACGGGGAGAAACAGCTCCGGCCAGCCACGCCAGACCAAATCCCATTGCCACAATGAACCCGACATGAAGCCCGGACAAGGCCAGAATGTGCGAAACTCCGGCCCGGCGGATAAGTTCAACACTGTTGCGGGAAAGATAGAAGCGGTCCCCGGTCAGCAGCGCCGGAAAGATTGCCCCGCCATCTGTGGGAGGTCCGTTTTTAAGAATATGTTCACGCAGGGAAGCCCGTAATTTCTGCAAGCCCTGCGGCTCATACGGCACCAAACCACCATTTTTAATCACCCCTCGGGTGTAGGTTCGGTAACGGATATTCTTGATGCGGCAATAAAAATCGTAATCCCAAAGTCCGCTGTTGCGGAATCCATGAACAGGCTTAACCCGCACATAAAGCGATACCGACTGCCCAACAAAGGGGAATTTATCCGGCTTATCCCATGTCCAATTCAAATACCCGGAAAGCGAAGTATATCCCGTTTCGCTCTGACAAGTGACATCTTCAAGCAGGATTTTTAGACGATTTCCCGGAGCACCTTTGATGCTGTGGATTATTCCGCTAAGCTGCACCTTTTCGCGGGCTGTCATCCACTCTTCCATTGGCCCCGGACCGGGCGGCAGGACAAAAGAACCATACCAATTGCCAAAACCGAACAGAATCAAAAGTAGAACTGCGGCACCTTTCTCAGGCCGAAAAATATTAATAATAAAAAAATAGACCAATAGAGCGGTCAAGGAAGGAAGCATCCATTTTATGGACAGGATGCCAAAAACAAAGGCGGGAACTAGAATCTGCCAGAAAAACAGGCCCGGTAGTCCGGGCCTGTTTTCAATAATCAAATTATCCGCAACCTGATTCATGATGCGGGAGGAAACCTATTCTTTCTCGCGCCAGACCCTTGCGCCGACAGCGGAAAGTTTGTCTTCCAACTTCTCATACCCGCGATCAAGATGATAAATACGCTGAACATCAGTACGCCCGGAAGCTGCCAATCCGGCAACAACCAAAGAAGCACTGGCCCGCAGATCGGAAGCCATAACCGGGGCACCGGTCATTCTTTCAACACCGCGGATCATGGCAGTACGACCTTTAAGCTTGATGTTCGCACCCATACGCACCAGTTCCTGCACATGCATGAAGCGGTTTTCGAAAATCTTTTCTTCAATAGTTCCGGCACCGGTGGAAAGACACATCAAAGTCATGAGCTGAGCCTGCATGTCAGTAGGAAAACCGGGATAAGGCTGGGTGGTGATATCCACGCCGGAGATAAGGCCGTTGGTACGGCGCACGCGGACTCCGCCTTCCTCTTCCTCAAGAAAAACGCCCATCTTGCGCAACTTATAGACAACAGACTCAAGTTCTTGAAAGGGACAATCCTCGATCAGAAGCTCGCCGTCAGTCATTGCTGCGGCAACCATGTAGGTTCCGGCCTCAATGCGATCCGGCATGACCTTGTAATCACAACCTTTAAGCGAAGGCACACCCTGAACAGTGATGATGCTGGTCCCGTGCCCGGAAATTTTAGCTCCGCAGGCAATAAGAAATTTGGCAAGATCGACAACTTCAGGCTCACGGGCAGCGTTCTCAATAATGGTCTCCCCTTCCGCAATGGAAGCAGCCATGAGTACATTTTCAGTACCGCCCACAGTGGGGAAATCAAAATGAATGTGCGCACCTTTAAGCTTGTCACATTTTCCGTGGATATAGCCGGAATCAAGATCAAAAGTGGCACCCATCTGCTCAAATGCGGTCAGGTGCAGATCAACAGGACGTGCGCCGATGGCACAGCCGCCGGGAAGCGCAACCTTGGCCTCACCCTTCAGGGCCAGCAGCGGACCGAGACAGAGCACGGAAGCACGCATGGTCTTAACCAGATCGTACGGAGCTTCAATCTTAAGATCCTTTACCTCGCTGCATACAGTATTCCCTTCAAATGAAGTTTCGCACCCGAGAATATCGAGCAGCTTGAGCGTAGTATGAATATCCCGCAAACGGGGGACATTGCTGAGACAAATCGGCCCCTCTGGCAGGATGCAAGCCAGCAGAATAGGCAGGGCTGCGTTCTTGGAACCGCTGACCCGAATCGGGCCATTCAGGGAAACTCCACCTTCAATAACTAATTTATCCATCTTAATTCCTTATATTTATCAGGTATGAAGCCACCATCGTCAATTTCTTAAAATTAACATCTGGTGACCGGGTGAAAAGACATTGCCTTTCCGCGACCCCTGATTGCTTTCAGTATCAAAAATAACAAAATGTTTGTGGCACAAAATATCTCTTTAGTGAAGACCGCGTATAACCTATTTTTCTATTAAGACCAAAACTGGTTTTATAAACAAGTTAATCATATCTTTTACTTGCGGGATTTAAAGATTACAAAAAAAATGACCTTTTTTTCAAAAACTTCTTGACCATCGCACCCAGCTTAGTTAAACACTCCTCTCACACGACGCGGTGGGTGTAGCTCAGTTGGTAGAGCACTTGGTTGTGGCCCAAGTGGCCGAGGGTTCAAATCCCTTCACTCACCCCATTTGACATTTCAAGGGATCAGGAATCCCTGACCCCTTTCTTAAGGTGGGTGTAGCTCAGTTGGTAGAGCACTTGGTTGTGGCCCAAGTGGCCGAGGGTTCAAATCCCTTCACTCACCCCATATTTTCAGGACCGGATTTATCCGGTCCTTTTTTTTGGCCTTTGCAACATTCCAGCCGCTCAACACTTGGGAATAAAAGCACAAAGTTTTCTTTCAAAACCCCATTGACATGAAATAACAGCGGCATTATCTGATTCTTTTTTCCGCGCGTGACC contains:
- a CDS encoding DNA internalization-related competence protein ComEC/Rec2 yields the protein MNQVADNLIIENRPGLPGLFFWQILVPAFVFGILSIKWMLPSLTALLVYFFIINIFRPEKGAAVLLLILFGFGNWYGSFVLPPGPGPMEEWMTAREKVQLSGIIHSIKGAPGNRLKILLEDVTCQSETGYTSLSGYLNWTWDKPDKFPFVGQSVSLYVRVKPVHGFRNSGLWDYDFYCRIKNIRYRTYTRGVIKNGGLVPYEPQGLQKLRASLREHILKNGPPTDGGAIFPALLTGDRFYLSRNSVELIRRAGVSHILALSGLHVGFIVAMGFGLAWLAGAVSPRIYLRVPRMRLGVLFSVLPVLLYLWLGQFSPSLMRAVCMFGFWGLLMFCSRGRVLLDGLFLAVVVILAFSPLSVFDLGFQLSVLAVSGIALLYPLFARLMPSGHNLFIKMTRFVLAIFYVSLSANIALLPITIWNFGVLTPNFIFNILFVPVLGSVILPVCGVGGLVASYFSPELSQALFMWGAKVFDWLLQLVREAVSAGLLPEYAFYRPHWEGLLIYYLVLGAALLCWHGKIKRAQLLLIPIVMLFGLRVSGEFGPDRVRMDILDTGQSQCVVISGPAGTRTVVDGGGGFGRTFDMGRSIVGPWLAYGHLPRVDNVFMTHGDRDHAGGLAFLFEKFAVGSFYSNGDIPSGRVGERFVAAFKEKDIVPQVLRGGDEVVLEPGLVMQILHPSSRFEGSRNDRSLYLRLLWNGHPLLSISGDLDSKGVRAVLKSGNELDSKVLILPHHGSAGSYSPELYERVAPEFVLAACGFLNRFNFVSKKVVRELDKRQICMYTTSAYGILTVEWNNAGEVVTAP
- the murA gene encoding UDP-N-acetylglucosamine 1-carboxyvinyltransferase; this encodes MDKLVIEGGVSLNGPIRVSGSKNAALPILLACILPEGPICLSNVPRLRDIHTTLKLLDILGCETSFEGNTVCSEVKDLKIEAPYDLVKTMRASVLCLGPLLALKGEAKVALPGGCAIGARPVDLHLTAFEQMGATFDLDSGYIHGKCDKLKGAHIHFDFPTVGGTENVLMAASIAEGETIIENAAREPEVVDLAKFLIACGAKISGHGTSIITVQGVPSLKGCDYKVMPDRIEAGTYMVAAAMTDGELLIEDCPFQELESVVYKLRKMGVFLEEEEGGVRVRRTNGLISGVDITTQPYPGFPTDMQAQLMTLMCLSTGAGTIEEKIFENRFMHVQELVRMGANIKLKGRTAMIRGVERMTGAPVMASDLRASASLVVAGLAASGRTDVQRIYHLDRGYEKLEDKLSAVGARVWREKE